The Arachis hypogaea cultivar Tifrunner chromosome 14, arahy.Tifrunner.gnm2.J5K5, whole genome shotgun sequence genome has a segment encoding these proteins:
- the LOC112740765 gene encoding protein TIFY 10A, producing MSSSSEYSGVSGQNPVKSPEISTFSQTCNRLSQYLRENGSFGDLTLGITKRNPAPETHGSPENSCYSATTMELFPTKENNNVTTMDLLYPRAPAYAPAPVNTSAFKDGKGAQLTIFYGGEVMVFDDIPAEKAEEILSLAKRGNSSACASTQHTRPYLFQPHSQLQSAPVVGDLPIARKASLHRFLEKRKDRIASKAPYQTSSPVSVPNKAAESSMAWLGLGA from the exons ATGTCCAGCTCATCGGAGTATTCTGGAGTTTCCGGCCAAAATCCGGTCAAGTCGCCGGAGATCTCCACGTTTTCCCAGACTTGTAATCGGTTGAGCCAATACCTCAGAGAAAACGGTTCCTTCGGTGACCTCACCCTCGGCATAACAAAACGCAACCCCGCCCCTGAAACACACG GGTCACCTGAGAATTCATGCTATTCTGCAACAACCATGGAGTTATTTCCCACAAAGGAGAACAATAATGTGACAACCATGGATCTTCTTTATCCACGTGCTCCTGCTTATGCTCCAGCCCCGGTAAACACAAG TGCATTCAAGGATGGTAAAGGTGCACAGTTAACAATCTTTTATGGTGGAGAAGTGATGGTGTTTGATGACATTCCTGCTGAGAAAGCGGAGGAGATTCTGTCCTTGGCTAAAAGAGGGAACTCTTCTGCATGCGCTTCTACTCAGCACACCCGGCCTTACTTGTTTCAACCCCATTCCCAGCTACAGTCCGCACCTGTTGTTGGTG ATCTACCTATTGCAAGGAAGGCTTCGCTGCATCGGTTCCTGGAGAAGAGAAAGGATAG AATTGCTTCAAAAGCACCATATCAAACCAGCAGCCCCGTCTCGGTCCCTAATAAAGCAGCTGAGTCGTCTATGGCATGGCTTGGGTTAGGAGCTTAA